Proteins from one Clostridia bacterium genomic window:
- the metK gene encoding methionine adenosyltransferase, with translation MRKFFTSESVTEGHPDKICDQISDAVLDAILEKDKNARVACETAITTGLVLVMGEITTNATIDYQSLVRDTIKEIGYDRAKYGFDCETCGVLTAIHNQSSDIAMGVDNSYESKNENSTHELGAGDQGMMFGFACDETDTLMPLPIYLAHNMSKRLSKIRKDGVVDYLRPDGKTQVTVEYENDKPVRVETVVLSTQHREDVEKETLEKDMIELVIKKEIPAHMIDENTKIYINPTGRFVVGGPMGDAGVTGRKIIVDTYGGYARHGGGAFSGKDPTKVDRSAAYAARYVAKNIVKAGLANKCEVQLAYAIGVAKPVSILVDTFSTNKVEQSVIEELVAKHFDLRPSAIISQFDLRRPIYKQTASYGHFGREDLDLPWEKTDKAEILRKEANI, from the coding sequence ATGAGAAAATTTTTTACTTCTGAATCAGTAACAGAAGGGCATCCTGATAAAATCTGCGACCAGATTTCTGATGCAGTGTTAGATGCCATATTAGAAAAGGATAAGAATGCCAGAGTTGCGTGTGAAACAGCAATTACCACAGGGCTTGTATTGGTAATGGGAGAAATAACTACAAATGCAACCATAGATTATCAGAGCCTTGTTCGTGATACAATAAAAGAGATTGGGTATGACAGAGCAAAATACGGTTTTGATTGTGAAACCTGTGGCGTTTTAACTGCAATTCATAATCAGTCATCAGATATTGCCATGGGAGTTGATAATTCCTATGAAAGCAAAAATGAAAATTCAACACACGAATTAGGTGCAGGAGACCAGGGAATGATGTTCGGCTTTGCATGTGATGAAACAGATACCTTAATGCCTCTTCCTATATATCTTGCGCATAATATGTCTAAAAGACTTTCTAAAATAAGAAAAGACGGTGTGGTAGACTACCTAAGACCTGACGGAAAAACTCAGGTAACCGTAGAATATGAAAATGACAAGCCTGTAAGAGTAGAAACAGTTGTACTCTCTACTCAGCACAGAGAAGATGTAGAAAAAGAAACTTTAGAAAAAGATATGATAGAACTTGTCATTAAAAAAGAAATACCTGCACATATGATAGATGAAAACACCAAAATATACATCAATCCTACTGGAAGATTTGTAGTTGGCGGACCAATGGGAGATGCAGGTGTTACAGGAAGAAAGATAATTGTTGATACATATGGCGGATATGCACGACATGGGGGCGGAGCATTTTCAGGAAAAGACCCTACAAAAGTTGACCGTTCTGCAGCATATGCAGCAAGATATGTAGCAAAAAATATTGTAAAAGCAGGTCTTGCAAATAAATGCGAAGTTCAACTTGCATATGCAATAGGTGTGGCAAAGCCTGTATCAATATTAGTTGATACTTTCTCAACAAATAAAGTTGAACAATCAGTTATTGAAGAACTTGTTGCAAAACATTTTGATTTAAGACCAAGTGCAATTATTTCTCAATTTGATTTAAGAAGACCTATTTATAAACAAACTGCATCATACGGACATTTCGGAAGAGAAGATTTAGATCTTCCATGGGAAAAGACCGATAAAGCAGAAATTTTAAGAAAAGAAGCAAATATTTAA
- a CDS encoding response regulator transcription factor: MNTSAKILFCDDDKNICELARLYLVKEGFEVILANDGRQAVNAFFREQPDLIILDILMPEKDGYEVCREIRKTSLVPIIFLTAKSDVFDKVLGLELGADDYMVKPFDVKELIARIKAVLRRLSVENSHQEKEEIAQYENLYINLSNYELKIDNELIEIPPKELELLYYLASNPNKVFTRDQLLSSVWGYDYFGDSRTVDVHIKRIREKIEDKSSVWNLKTVWGVGYKFEVLK; this comes from the coding sequence ATGAATACATCTGCTAAAATCTTATTTTGCGATGATGATAAAAATATATGTGAACTTGCCCGTCTGTATTTAGTTAAAGAGGGGTTTGAGGTTATACTGGCAAATGACGGAAGACAAGCAGTAAATGCTTTCTTTCGTGAACAGCCTGACCTTATAATATTAGATATACTGATGCCTGAAAAAGACGGATATGAAGTATGCAGAGAAATAAGAAAAACAAGTCTTGTTCCCATAATATTTTTAACAGCAAAAAGTGATGTTTTTGACAAGGTTCTGGGGTTAGAACTGGGGGCAGATGATTATATGGTAAAGCCTTTTGACGTTAAAGAACTTATAGCGCGTATAAAGGCAGTTTTAAGGCGTCTTAGCGTTGAAAATTCACATCAGGAAAAAGAAGAAATTGCGCAGTACGAAAACTTATATATAAATCTTTCCAATTACGAACTTAAAATTGATAATGAACTAATAGAAATTCCACCCAAAGAACTGGAACTTTTGTATTACCTTGCATCAAATCCCAATAAGGTTTTTACAAGAGACCAACTACTGTCTAGTGTATGGGGTTATGATTATTTCGGAGATTCGCGTACAGTTGATGTTCATATCAAGCGTATCAGGGAAAAAATAGAGGATAAAAGCAGTGTCTGGAATTTAAAAACCGTATGGGGTGTGGGATATAAATTTGAGGTGCTAAAATAA
- a CDS encoding HAMP domain-containing histidine kinase: MIFKKVFTTFVSTILIVTIILGIIMFYFLGNYLVEQKKDALINTGERISSVTSQMINYNEKEFKSYFNILSEFTSKNMNSDVFLIDRNGKVISYSYSVQNNYIYELPKDVLNEVNSGKKIAIVTKINGLKDSTLIAGVPVMVGNEIIGGVYLLTLLPEMTRLRQDVIKIYLFSAIFVFLISIILTLIIIKKVTDPIKALKIASKKIGSGDFKTRVKIYNKDDEIGQLAEQFNNMAESIEKSEYMRRVFISDVSHELRTPMTIITGFVEGILDDTIEEEKQKEYLAIVLEESKRLSKLVSDLLDISRIESSEVKLDEIKFDINELIRLSVIGFEKRLNEKHLSVDVTFENETEEVFAEKDSIKRVLTNLLDNAIKFSYDNSTICIVTKQKGKKVYVSIKNQGAGISKDEQKTIFERFYKLDKSRSQNKGGVGLGLYIVKRIINKHGEKIWINSEENEYAEFIFTLKK; the protein is encoded by the coding sequence ATGATCTTTAAAAAAGTATTTACTACATTTGTTTCCACAATCTTAATTGTTACAATCATACTGGGAATAATTATGTTTTACTTTTTAGGTAACTATCTTGTAGAGCAAAAAAAAGATGCTTTAATTAACACAGGCGAAAGAATAAGCAGTGTTACATCTCAGATGATTAACTATAACGAGAAAGAATTTAAATCATATTTTAATATTTTATCAGAGTTTACTTCAAAGAATATGAACAGTGATGTTTTTTTAATTGATAGAAACGGTAAAGTTATATCATATTCATATTCCGTGCAGAATAATTATATTTATGAACTTCCAAAGGATGTTTTAAATGAAGTTAACAGTGGTAAAAAAATTGCTATTGTTACAAAAATTAACGGTTTAAAAGATTCCACCCTTATTGCCGGAGTGCCGGTAATGGTAGGGAATGAGATAATCGGCGGTGTATATCTTTTAACTCTTCTTCCTGAAATGACAAGACTAAGACAGGATGTTATAAAGATATATCTATTCTCGGCTATATTTGTATTTTTAATCTCAATTATTCTTACTTTAATTATAATAAAGAAAGTAACAGACCCTATTAAAGCATTAAAAATTGCATCTAAAAAAATCGGGAGCGGAGATTTTAAAACAAGAGTTAAAATATATAATAAAGATGATGAAATCGGTCAACTTGCCGAGCAGTTTAATAATATGGCAGAATCGATAGAAAAATCTGAGTATATGCGAAGAGTTTTTATTTCTGACGTTTCTCATGAGTTAAGAACTCCCATGACAATTATAACTGGGTTTGTCGAAGGGATACTTGATGATACTATCGAAGAAGAAAAGCAAAAAGAGTATTTAGCCATTGTTTTGGAAGAATCAAAAAGATTATCCAAACTTGTAAGCGACCTTCTTGATATTTCAAGAATTGAATCGTCAGAGGTTAAGTTAGATGAGATAAAATTTGATATTAACGAACTTATAAGGCTGTCTGTAATAGGTTTTGAAAAAAGACTTAACGAAAAGCATCTGTCGGTTGATGTTACATTTGAAAACGAAACTGAAGAAGTTTTTGCAGAAAAGGACAGTATAAAAAGAGTTTTAACCAATCTTTTGGATAATGCCATAAAATTTTCTTATGATAACAGCACTATTTGTATTGTTACAAAACAAAAGGGCAAGAAAGTGTATGTATCTATTAAAAATCAGGGAGCAGGTATATCAAAAGACGAGCAGAAAACAATTTTTGAAAGGTTTTATAAACTTGATAAATCTCGTAGTCAGAATAAAGGCGGTGTTGGTTTAGGTCTTTATATTGTTAAACGTATAATAAATAAACACGGTGAAAAAATATGGATAAACAGCGAAGAAAATGAGTATGCTGAATTTATATTCACCTTAAAAAAATAA
- a CDS encoding trypsin-like peptidase domain-containing protein, protein MSDFYNDKWNDEDNINTSFDNNALFDNNTSLNYDIEDEEESFNYTSSDLVNVKDDNDYHYTYNETHIKKSKNKKGYMKIVAVALISAFLGSALTCGLCFGLMPDFIYERIEKNTKYNKYSPYNFEATSKGPVDANTGVSMEQGTLSVVDIAKKVGTSVVGIVTTVPRQTFFGVEKSQGSGSGIIVSPDGYVVTNNHVIEGATTVEVYLSSGEKKSAKLVGYDSKTDLAVIKLENGQYPYAELGNSSELQVGELCVAIGNPLGMEFAGSVTVGYISALNRTVETEGKTFNLIQTDAAINAGNSGGALVNTKGQVIGINTLKISSTGVEGLGFAIPIDEAKPVFEDLLNYGYVKGRPVIGIIGRDISEEVAKYYEYPQGIFVEQTQSGSGAASAGIRRGDIIVKADGVKVKTIEELNKIRDTKKAGSTILLEIDRSGETISVNVVLGEEKTNE, encoded by the coding sequence ATGTCAGATTTTTATAATGATAAATGGAATGATGAGGATAATATAAATACCTCGTTTGATAATAACGCATTGTTTGATAACAATACTTCCTTAAACTATGATATAGAAGACGAAGAAGAATCATTTAATTATACCTCTTCTGATTTGGTAAATGTAAAAGATGATAATGATTACCACTATACTTATAACGAAACACACATCAAAAAGTCAAAAAATAAAAAAGGGTATATGAAAATAGTTGCAGTTGCACTTATTTCTGCATTTTTAGGCTCTGCCTTAACTTGTGGCCTGTGTTTTGGTCTTATGCCTGATTTTATTTATGAAAGAATAGAAAAGAATACAAAATATAATAAATATTCTCCGTATAATTTTGAGGCAACATCAAAAGGCCCTGTTGATGCTAATACCGGAGTTAGTATGGAACAGGGTACACTCTCTGTTGTAGATATTGCAAAGAAAGTGGGTACATCAGTAGTAGGAATTGTTACAACTGTGCCAAGGCAAACATTCTTTGGAGTTGAAAAAAGTCAGGGCAGTGGTTCAGGAATTATAGTTTCGCCTGATGGATATGTTGTAACCAATAACCATGTTATAGAAGGTGCAACAACGGTTGAAGTATATTTAAGTAGCGGAGAGAAAAAGAGTGCAAAACTTGTAGGTTATGATTCTAAAACCGATCTTGCAGTTATAAAATTGGAAAATGGCCAGTATCCATATGCAGAACTTGGCAATTCTTCCGAACTTCAGGTTGGAGAATTATGCGTTGCGATAGGTAACCCTTTAGGCATGGAATTTGCAGGAAGTGTTACAGTAGGATATATAAGTGCTCTTAACAGAACAGTTGAAACAGAGGGTAAAACCTTTAATCTTATACAGACAGATGCCGCGATAAACGCAGGTAATTCAGGCGGTGCATTGGTTAATACCAAAGGTCAGGTAATCGGTATAAATACGCTTAAAATTTCTTCAACAGGTGTTGAGGGGTTAGGGTTTGCCATTCCTATCGACGAAGCAAAACCTGTGTTTGAAGATTTGTTAAACTACGGTTATGTTAAAGGAAGACCTGTTATAGGAATAATAGGGCGAGATATTTCCGAAGAGGTTGCAAAATATTATGAATATCCTCAGGGTATATTTGTAGAGCAAACTCAGTCAGGAAGCGGTGCGGCAAGTGCTGGTATACGCAGAGGAGATATTATAGTAAAAGCCGACGGTGTAAAGGTAAAAACTATTGAAGAATTAAATAAAATAAGAGATACCAAAAAGGCAGGAAGTACAATTTTGTTAGAAATTGACCGTTCGGGAGAAACAATAAGCGTAAATGTAGTATTAGGCGAAGAAAAAACAAACGAATAA
- a CDS encoding sigma-70 family RNA polymerase sigma factor, with amino-acid sequence MSEKELLKLAKEGHIDAFEKLIDAHQKRIYNISLKMLANEQDAFDASQDALLKVFKYLKNFKENSSFSTWVYKIAVNTCLDYINKNKKTSQNISLDETITQKDNETTLQFEDKGQNVFDLVLKSERERVLYDALNKLNFEQREMIILRDIEGFSYEEIAVITNNNLGTVKSKISRARIKLKELLLKNKELFLSFFVLITMNIFF; translated from the coding sequence ATGAGCGAAAAGGAATTGTTAAAACTTGCCAAAGAAGGTCATATTGACGCTTTTGAAAAACTCATAGACGCTCACCAGAAAAGAATTTATAACATTTCTCTTAAAATGCTTGCAAACGAGCAAGACGCTTTTGACGCATCACAGGATGCACTTTTAAAAGTCTTTAAATACTTAAAAAATTTTAAGGAAAACTCGTCTTTCTCCACCTGGGTATATAAAATTGCAGTTAACACCTGTCTTGACTATATCAATAAAAATAAAAAGACTTCACAAAACATTTCCCTTGATGAGACCATAACTCAAAAGGATAATGAAACAACTTTACAGTTTGAAGATAAAGGGCAGAATGTTTTTGATCTGGTTTTAAAATCCGAAAGAGAAAGAGTGCTTTATGATGCACTAAACAAACTAAACTTTGAGCAAAGAGAAATGATAATTTTAAGGGATATTGAAGGATTTTCTTACGAGGAAATCGCAGTTATTACCAATAATAATTTAGGCACGGTTAAATCTAAAATATCCCGTGCAAGAATAAAGTTAAAAGAACTTCTTTTAAAAAACAAGGAACTTTTCCTTTCTTTTTTCGTTCTAATAACTATGAATATCTTTTTTTGA
- the radA gene encoding DNA repair protein RadA — protein MGKDTVFICSECGYQASKWAGKCPDCNSWNTFSEEKIIKDKSKKFTVVSNVKPIKIDEVTVLKEQRTSTGINELDRVLGGGVVSGSVNLVGGDPGIGKSTLLLQMCRKISNDVNVLYCSSEESVEQIKLRANRLSEGNKNVYITSKTSVDLIIDDMTEIKPQMVIIDSIQTIFSSELESAPGTVSQIRECTLKITRFAKENNITVFIVGHVTKDGTLAGPKVLEHMVDCVLQFEGERYSNFRIIRSVKNRFGSTNEIGVFEMTDKGLREVDNPSHMFLDGRPKNSSGTVVICSMEGTRPILAEIQALITTSSLATPRRMVTGIDYNRSNLVLAVLEKKTGLKLSSADTYINVTGGLKIYEPACDLGVAVSVASSYKNQPLPDDLVVMGELGLTGEVRNISFLEKRISEAYKLGFKKCIIPYSQNDINIEGMEIIKVKNIIEVFGAIF, from the coding sequence GTGGGAAAAGATACTGTATTTATTTGTTCCGAGTGCGGTTATCAGGCTTCAAAATGGGCAGGAAAATGCCCTGACTGTAACTCATGGAACACTTTTAGCGAAGAAAAAATAATTAAAGATAAATCAAAAAAATTTACCGTTGTATCCAATGTCAAACCTATAAAGATTGATGAGGTTACAGTTTTAAAAGAACAAAGGACATCAACAGGGATAAATGAACTTGACAGAGTTCTTGGCGGTGGAGTTGTATCAGGCTCTGTTAACCTTGTGGGCGGAGACCCAGGAATTGGGAAATCTACTTTGCTTTTACAGATGTGCAGAAAAATATCAAATGATGTAAATGTTCTTTACTGTTCTTCGGAAGAATCGGTAGAACAGATAAAATTAAGAGCAAACAGACTGTCCGAGGGAAATAAAAATGTGTATATCACATCCAAAACAAGTGTAGACTTAATAATAGATGATATGACCGAAATTAAACCTCAGATGGTTATTATAGACTCTATCCAGACAATATTTTCATCCGAACTTGAATCTGCTCCGGGAACGGTTTCCCAGATAAGAGAATGCACTTTAAAAATTACGCGTTTTGCAAAAGAAAATAATATTACTGTATTTATTGTCGGGCATGTTACAAAAGACGGTACACTTGCAGGGCCGAAAGTGCTTGAGCATATGGTGGACTGTGTTCTTCAGTTTGAGGGAGAAAGATATTCAAATTTCAGAATAATTCGTTCAGTAAAAAACAGATTTGGCTCAACAAACGAAATCGGTGTTTTTGAAATGACAGACAAAGGGTTAAGAGAGGTTGACAACCCTTCTCATATGTTTTTAGACGGACGCCCTAAAAATTCTTCGGGAACTGTTGTTATATGTTCAATGGAGGGTACAAGACCTATTCTTGCAGAAATTCAGGCACTTATTACAACATCTTCTCTTGCCACACCAAGAAGAATGGTTACAGGGATAGATTATAACCGTTCTAATCTTGTTCTTGCTGTTTTAGAAAAGAAAACAGGCTTAAAACTTTCATCAGCCGACACTTATATAAATGTTACAGGAGGTCTTAAAATTTATGAACCTGCCTGTGATTTGGGTGTTGCAGTGTCTGTTGCATCAAGTTATAAAAATCAGCCTTTGCCTGATGATTTGGTAGTTATGGGCGAACTCGGTTTAACGGGGGAAGTCAGAAATATATCTTTTTTGGAAAAAAGAATTTCGGAAGCCTATAAATTAGGTTTTAAAAAATGTATTATTCCATACTCTCAAAATGATATAAATATTGAAGGAATGGAAATAATAAAAGTAAAAAATATTATTGAGGTGTTCGGGGCAATTTTTTAA
- a CDS encoding DUF624 domain-containing protein, with translation MGIFSFTQHGPGRGVKKDARKLKRPFLIFYYLFINLTKFIKMSLLFTLTSLPVVTIGASICGLTYFSYSVAEDKPIFLFSDYFEKFRKNFFKGLFAFLFTLIPLVSFFVCYFNIGRIPHFRNLIFPLLLVNIIVLMMSFYIYPQIIFYDIEFFGIIKNSFIFAMIKLPLNIFVAFIVLLILYLAFLIPHIGYVLSPLFLIAFINYFVTFSVWPTIKKHMEDE, from the coding sequence ATGGGTATTTTTTCATTTACACAACATGGCCCTGGAAGAGGCGTAAAAAAAGATGCCAGAAAACTAAAAAGGCCTTTTTTAATTTTCTATTATCTTTTTATAAATTTAACCAAATTTATTAAAATGAGTTTACTCTTTACTTTAACCAGTTTGCCTGTTGTTACCATCGGTGCATCAATTTGCGGTTTAACCTATTTTTCATATTCAGTTGCAGAGGACAAGCCGATATTTTTATTTTCAGATTATTTTGAAAAATTTAGAAAAAACTTTTTTAAAGGGTTATTTGCCTTTTTATTTACTTTAATTCCTTTAGTATCATTTTTTGTATGTTATTTTAATATTGGAAGAATACCGCATTTTAGAAATCTTATTTTTCCTTTGCTTCTTGTAAATATTATAGTGCTTATGATGAGTTTTTATATTTATCCGCAGATTATATTCTATGATATTGAATTTTTCGGTATTATTAAAAATTCTTTTATTTTTGCGATGATTAAACTGCCTCTTAATATATTTGTGGCATTTATTGTGCTTTTAATTTTATATCTGGCGTTTTTAATTCCACATATAGGATATGTACTTTCGCCTTTATTCTTAATTGCATTTATAAATTATTTTGTTACTTTTTCTGTATGGCCTACTATAAAGAAACATATGGAGGATGAATAA
- the rlmN gene encoding 23S rRNA (adenine(2503)-C(2))-methyltransferase RlmN, whose translation MLLKNIKDFTLEELTEYFATIGQPKFKAAQCFKWLSQGVSDFSLMTDLSKDLRQYLSENFYVATPKIVRKQVSKDKTVKYLFEFYDGSLAETVVMTYKHGISACLSTQIGCNMGCKFCASTLGGKERDLTGGEILDQVLAASKDLNVRISHIVLMGMGEPLDNYDNVLTFLKNVSNPKGLNLSLRHISLSTCGLVPKINKLKEEKLPITLSVSLHAPTDEKRNTIMPVNKKYNIQTLLEALREYTDYTGRRISFEYTLIKNFNDSYEDAKELSKLLKGMLAHVNLIPVNEVTETGFKKPENVNRFKDWLISFGINATVRRELGSDIDAACGQLRKKEKGMS comes from the coding sequence ATTTTGCTTAAAAATATTAAAGATTTTACATTAGAGGAATTAACTGAATATTTTGCGACAATAGGCCAACCGAAATTTAAGGCTGCTCAGTGTTTTAAATGGTTGTCCCAAGGGGTTTCAGACTTTTCTTTGATGACTGATTTAAGTAAAGATTTAAGGCAATATCTTAGCGAAAATTTCTATGTTGCCACACCGAAAATTGTAAGAAAACAGGTGTCTAAAGATAAGACAGTTAAATACCTTTTTGAATTTTACGACGGTTCTTTGGCAGAAACAGTTGTCATGACATATAAACATGGTATATCTGCCTGCCTGTCAACTCAGATAGGCTGTAATATGGGCTGTAAATTTTGCGCTTCAACTCTCGGAGGCAAAGAAAGAGATTTAACGGGCGGAGAAATACTTGACCAGGTGCTTGCCGCGTCAAAAGACCTTAATGTTAGAATTTCCCATATAGTTTTAATGGGAATGGGAGAACCTCTTGATAATTATGATAATGTTTTAACCTTTTTAAAAAATGTTTCCAATCCTAAAGGGCTTAATTTATCACTAAGGCATATTTCATTATCAACCTGTGGGCTGGTTCCCAAAATTAATAAGTTAAAGGAAGAGAAACTGCCGATTACATTATCAGTTTCTTTACATGCCCCAACCGATGAAAAAAGAAATACTATTATGCCGGTTAACAAAAAATACAATATTCAAACATTATTGGAAGCCTTAAGGGAATATACTGATTATACGGGCAGACGAATTTCGTTTGAATATACGCTTATTAAAAATTTCAACGATTCGTATGAAGATGCTAAAGAGTTATCTAAACTCTTAAAAGGAATGTTGGCGCATGTTAATCTTATTCCTGTTAACGAAGTTACTGAAACAGGGTTTAAAAAGCCAGAGAATGTTAACAGATTTAAAGACTGGTTAATATCATTTGGTATAAACGCAACTGTAAGGAGAGAGTTGGGTTCGGATATTGACGCTGCGTGCGGTCAGTTAAGAAAAAAAGAAAAGGGGATGTCGTAA
- a CDS encoding Stp1/IreP family PP2C-type Ser/Thr phosphatase, which produces MDYGYKTDTGRIREINEDRYLFVNEEDYVLLAVADGMGGHNAGDIASQLVIDEVLKYNLNQGFFENTVENIKLCIEGVNEKVYNYSVAQPGCHGMGTTLTMAVIIKNKVFFANVGDSRGYIIGEDIEKITTDHSYVEELLLSGKITKEEANNHPNKNQITRAIGTSKYVEADIFAVDKNDEDIVLLCTDGFSNMLSDNDILQELKNKLSLQESIDKLVVKANENGGSDNITVLCYVEKEGVR; this is translated from the coding sequence ATGGATTACGGTTATAAAACGGATACAGGCAGAATCCGTGAAATAAATGAAGACAGGTATTTATTCGTTAACGAAGAAGACTATGTGCTTCTTGCCGTTGCAGACGGTATGGGAGGCCATAATGCGGGAGATATCGCAAGTCAACTTGTTATCGATGAAGTTTTAAAATATAATCTTAATCAGGGCTTTTTTGAAAACACAGTTGAAAATATCAAACTGTGTATAGAAGGTGTTAATGAAAAGGTGTATAACTATTCAGTAGCACAACCTGGCTGCCACGGAATGGGAACAACTCTTACCATGGCAGTTATAATAAAAAACAAAGTGTTCTTTGCAAATGTAGGGGATAGCCGCGGATATATAATAGGCGAAGATATAGAAAAAATCACTACCGACCATTCCTATGTGGAAGAACTGCTTTTGTCAGGAAAAATAACAAAAGAAGAAGCAAATAATCATCCTAATAAAAATCAGATTACAAGAGCAATAGGAACGTCAAAATATGTTGAGGCAGATATTTTTGCAGTTGATAAGAATGACGAAGACATAGTTCTTTTATGCACAGACGGTTTTTCCAATATGCTTTCTGATAATGATATTTTACAGGAGTTAAAAAACAAACTGTCGCTTCAGGAATCTATCGATAAACTTGTTGTTAAAGCAAATGAAAACGGTGGTTCTGACAACATCACAGTTTTATGTTATGTTGAGAAGGAGGGTGTTAGATAA